Proteins encoded in a region of the Malaciobacter mytili LMG 24559 genome:
- a CDS encoding 3'-5' exonuclease, which produces MPKYVLFDTETTGNQEEDRIIQFGAMIVDQTGAIESFDELCYSEVPIKLEAMEVHNITPEMLEGKPKAVETTFYKKLLEYNNEENYLIAHNINFDLGMVKKEGFENHYQIIDTLRCAKHLFSQMPYHRLQYLRYALELYKTEEQEAKKYNITIKAHDAIGDVLVMKLFLSKLVKECRVQYPDYNPMEKLVDLSKTPVFINTFKFGKYKGKEVIEVAKEDSGYLNWMRSNLELDEDLKYTLDKVLGTL; this is translated from the coding sequence ATGCCAAAATACGTACTATTTGACACAGAAACAACGGGAAATCAAGAAGAAGATAGAATTATTCAGTTTGGAGCTATGATTGTAGATCAAACAGGAGCAATTGAGAGTTTTGATGAATTATGTTACAGTGAAGTTCCTATTAAACTTGAAGCAATGGAAGTTCATAATATCACTCCTGAAATGCTTGAAGGAAAACCAAAAGCGGTTGAAACTACTTTTTATAAAAAACTTTTAGAATATAATAATGAAGAAAACTATTTAATTGCACATAATATTAATTTTGATTTAGGAATGGTAAAAAAAGAAGGCTTTGAAAATCATTATCAAATTATTGATACATTAAGATGTGCAAAACATCTTTTTTCACAAATGCCTTATCATAGATTACAATATTTAAGATATGCTTTAGAGTTATATAAAACAGAAGAACAAGAAGCAAAAAAATATAATATCACAATAAAAGCACATGATGCTATTGGTGATGTATTAGTAATGAAACTATTTTTATCAAAACTAGTAAAAGAGTGTAGAGTTCAATATCCAGATTATAATCCTATGGAAAAACTTGTAGATTTATCAAAAACTCCTGTATTTATAAATACTTTTAAATTTGGAAAGTATAAAGGTAAAGAAGTAATTGAAGTTGCAAAAGAAGATAGTGGTTATTTAAATTGGATGAGAAGTAATTTAGAACTTGATGAAGATTTAAAATATACTCTTGACAAAGTTTTAGGTACTCTATAA
- a CDS encoding sodium-dependent transporter: MKNHFSRVGFILAAAGSAVGLGNIWKFPYITGEYGGGAFVLVYLLAIVFIGLTVFLAEAVIGQNAQADVATSFIKTSKSKNKNWKFAGFMIFTGLIILSFYSVVLGWILNYVFTSFGTLPTEASAAGQAFETLITKDIGSQIVYHTIIAGSVIFIVLKGIKAGIEKLNLILMPLLALILFGLLIYALTLDSFSTAVSFMFSPDWSKIDGNALLAALGQAFFTLSLGVGTILTYSASLPKHENFVKSSVMVAIVDTAIALIAGLIIFSFLFEAGAKSAAGPGLVFISLPVIFSGWGMLGQIIAVSFFVALVFAGITSAVSMIEPSLKFFIDRFNMTRKKATIMCGSIFYILGIIALLSMSSAYGGSLTFFGKNAFDWMDFITSSVMMPIAAIVTCIFLGYFVDKDMLKQKFVPNSSLAVFNAWYFLIKFLVPLAIIILFLNKLGII; the protein is encoded by the coding sequence TTGAAAAATCATTTTTCGAGAGTAGGTTTTATTCTTGCTGCTGCTGGTTCAGCAGTTGGATTGGGTAATATTTGGAAGTTTCCATATATTACAGGAGAGTATGGTGGAGGAGCATTTGTATTAGTATATTTGCTTGCTATTGTATTTATTGGATTAACTGTTTTTTTAGCAGAAGCGGTAATTGGACAGAATGCTCAAGCTGATGTTGCTACTTCTTTTATAAAAACTTCAAAATCAAAAAATAAAAATTGGAAATTTGCTGGTTTTATGATTTTTACAGGTTTAATTATCCTTTCTTTTTACTCAGTTGTTTTAGGATGGATTTTAAATTATGTATTTACTTCTTTTGGAACTTTACCAACAGAAGCTAGTGCTGCTGGTCAAGCTTTTGAAACACTAATTACTAAAGATATTGGTTCACAAATTGTATATCATACAATTATTGCTGGGTCTGTTATTTTTATCGTTTTAAAAGGAATTAAGGCTGGTATTGAAAAGCTAAATCTAATTTTAATGCCTCTATTAGCACTAATTTTATTTGGGTTATTAATCTATGCTTTAACATTAGATAGTTTCTCAACAGCGGTAAGTTTTATGTTCTCACCTGATTGGAGTAAAATAGATGGAAATGCACTTTTAGCTGCATTGGGACAAGCTTTCTTTACTTTATCACTTGGAGTTGGTACAATCTTAACATATTCTGCTTCATTACCAAAACATGAAAACTTTGTAAAATCTTCAGTAATGGTTGCAATTGTTGATACAGCTATTGCTTTAATTGCTGGATTAATTATTTTCTCATTTTTATTTGAAGCTGGTGCAAAAAGTGCAGCTGGACCTGGACTTGTATTTATCTCTTTACCTGTAATTTTCTCTGGATGGGGAATGTTAGGTCAAATTATTGCTGTTTCATTCTTTGTTGCACTTGTATTTGCAGGAATTACTTCAGCTGTATCAATGATAGAACCATCATTAAAGTTCTTTATTGATAGATTTAATATGACTAGAAAAAAAGCTACAATTATGTGTGGTTCAATATTCTATATTTTAGGAATTATTGCACTATTATCTATGTCAAGTGCATATGGAGGAAGTTTAACTTTCTTTGGTAAAAATGCTTTTGATTGGATGGATTTTATTACTTCATCTGTTATGATGCCAATTGCAGCAATTGTAACTTGTATTTTCTTAGGATATTTTGTTGATAAAGATATGTTAAAACAAAAATTTGTTCCTAACTCTTCACTTGCAGTATTTAATGCTTGGTACTTCTTAATTAAATTTTTAGTGCCATTAGCAATTATTATCCTATTTTTAAACAAATTAGGAATAATTTAA
- a CDS encoding ComEC/Rec2 family competence protein: MKTLSLELVKTKIELFYLSCFLVLIFLINIFYEYAKYKDITYDEVYSSEAVIVNIYKKENIVKFNTGKFIFYSKINSLENLKKFDRVRVLFISKYISFYSYLKGFYTKVLDLELLEKQKSIKANLILKIQQQHQDKAISELFLALFLAIPASIELKEFFANFSISHLIAISGFHLAILSFIIYSFSFFFYNFYHQKYFNYRNKKYDILLFTSFIIFLYLLLTDIVASLLRSYIMFIIGIFLLRNNIKLLSFNSLLLTVFLILAFFPKYLFSLSLWFSISAVFYIFLFIKYFKDLNKVFSFFFFNLWIFLVFNPIVHLFFYQTSLIQFYSILLTMIFTIFYPLELFLHFIGLGNLLDEYIKSFLELKFIFYEVKTPFWFFLLYCVISLCSSFKKQFFWILNILMVGFNLYLYI, encoded by the coding sequence ATGAAAACTCTAAGCTTGGAATTAGTAAAAACAAAAATAGAACTTTTTTATCTTTCTTGTTTTCTTGTATTGATTTTCTTAATTAATATTTTTTATGAATATGCCAAATATAAAGATATTACTTATGACGAAGTATATAGCAGTGAAGCAGTAATTGTAAATATTTATAAAAAAGAAAATATAGTTAAATTTAATACTGGAAAATTTATTTTTTATTCTAAAATCAATTCCTTAGAAAATCTTAAAAAGTTTGATAGGGTTAGGGTTTTATTTATTAGTAAATATATAAGCTTTTATAGCTATTTAAAAGGGTTTTATACAAAAGTTTTAGATTTGGAACTCTTAGAAAAGCAAAAGAGTATAAAAGCTAATCTTATTTTAAAAATCCAACAACAACATCAAGATAAAGCAATCTCAGAACTTTTTCTAGCTTTATTTTTAGCTATACCTGCTTCTATTGAATTAAAAGAGTTTTTTGCAAATTTTAGTATCTCCCATCTAATAGCTATTTCAGGATTTCATCTAGCTATATTATCTTTTATAATATACTCTTTTAGCTTCTTTTTTTATAACTTTTATCATCAAAAATATTTCAATTATAGAAATAAAAAATATGATATTTTACTTTTTACTTCTTTTATAATCTTTTTATATTTACTTCTTACAGATATTGTAGCTTCTTTACTTAGAAGTTATATTATGTTTATAATAGGTATTTTTTTATTAAGAAATAATATAAAGCTTCTATCTTTTAATAGTTTATTATTAACTGTTTTTTTAATTCTTGCTTTTTTTCCAAAGTATTTATTTTCTTTATCTTTGTGGTTTTCAATAAGTGCTGTTTTTTATATCTTTTTATTTATTAAATATTTTAAAGATTTAAATAAAGTATTTTCATTTTTCTTTTTTAATTTATGGATTTTTTTAGTTTTTAATCCAATAGTTCATCTCTTTTTTTATCAGACTTCTTTAATACAGTTTTACTCGATTTTATTAACTATGATTTTTACTATTTTTTATCCTTTAGAACTTTTTCTTCATTTTATTGGGCTTGGAAATTTACTTGATGAATATATAAAAAGTTTTTTAGAACTAAAGTTTATATTTTATGAAGTTAAAACCCCTTTTTGGTTTTTTCTTCTTTATTGTGTTATTTCTCTTTGTTCAAGTTTTAAAAAGCAATTTTTTTGGATTTTAAATATATTAATGGTAGGTTTTAATCTTTATTTGTATATATAG
- a CDS encoding sensor domain-containing diguanylate cyclase: MTKKVKLKIIFVSAFIAILTLMYNVSHKYFIDNYESIETIHNQKSVKDLIKNLNMQLDFINSSVKTFSKWDSAYSFLQNSNNSFIYENFRDGTKTLNNLSIDFLIYTDLKNNIKHCSCEKNEELNSEFYKKVIRLLSGTKEVQSIFKHRQDIVYILKSKVLMTDFKGNEVGYLYAGKFFNKSLFKYINTSFASLELVHKELYEYDDAVSYNSLNNIRYKTIKTNSTIYNYLELRDYNNRYIATIKTTSYRDYVLEGRKTVLLFNIIIAIILLIIFYLAYRYQMILHNYTEKLEYSVAKRTQELERSNKELHELAYKDYLTKIDNRRSFFLKVDKLLKDNIFRKDLVHIVMIDIDNFKQINDKYSHDIGDLVLKEFSKILQNNISHKDLCARLGGEEFVLAFTDISTKEVLFKVEKIREETQRTKIKIAENKDLYFTASFGISDNKKTNNIDKILHKADAFLYEVKKSGKNNIRYRE, translated from the coding sequence ACAAAAAAAGTTAAGTTAAAAATTATATTTGTAAGTGCTTTTATTGCTATATTAACACTTATGTATAATGTAAGTCATAAATATTTTATTGATAATTACGAATCAATTGAGACTATTCATAATCAAAAAAGTGTCAAAGATTTAATTAAAAATTTAAATATGCAATTAGATTTTATTAACTCTTCTGTTAAAACTTTCAGTAAATGGGATAGTGCTTATAGCTTTTTACAAAATTCAAATAATAGCTTTATTTATGAAAATTTTAGAGATGGAACAAAAACTCTAAATAATCTATCAATAGATTTCTTAATATATACAGATTTAAAAAATAATATAAAACATTGTAGCTGCGAAAAAAATGAAGAATTAAATAGTGAGTTTTATAAAAAAGTCATTAGATTATTATCTGGAACAAAAGAGGTTCAGTCTATCTTTAAACACCGGCAAGATATTGTTTATATTTTAAAATCAAAGGTTTTAATGACTGATTTTAAAGGTAATGAAGTAGGGTATTTATATGCTGGAAAATTTTTTAATAAATCTTTATTTAAATATATAAATACAAGTTTTGCTTCTTTGGAATTAGTACATAAAGAGTTATATGAATATGATGATGCTGTAAGTTATAATAGTTTAAATAATATTAGATATAAGACTATTAAAACAAACTCAACTATTTATAACTACTTAGAACTAAGAGATTACAACAATAGATATATAGCTACAATTAAAACTACAAGTTATAGAGATTATGTATTAGAAGGAAGAAAAACAGTTCTTTTGTTTAATATTATAATTGCAATTATTCTTTTAATTATCTTTTACTTAGCTTATAGATACCAAATGATATTACATAACTATACTGAAAAATTAGAGTATAGTGTAGCTAAAAGAACACAAGAGTTAGAACGCTCAAATAAAGAGTTACATGAACTAGCTTATAAAGATTATCTAACAAAAATTGATAATAGAAGAAGCTTCTTTTTAAAAGTAGATAAACTATTAAAAGATAATATTTTTAGAAAAGATTTAGTTCATATTGTAATGATTGATATAGATAACTTTAAACAAATCAATGATAAATATAGTCATGATATTGGAGATTTAGTTTTAAAAGAGTTTTCTAAAATACTGCAAAATAATATCTCTCATAAAGATTTATGTGCAAGACTTGGTGGAGAAGAGTTTGTTTTAGCTTTTACTGATATTTCAACAAAAGAAGTTTTATTTAAAGTTGAAAAAATAAGAGAAGAAACACAAAGAACTAAAATTAAAATTGCTGAAAATAAAGACCTATATTTTACAGCAAGTTTTGGTATTAGTGATAATAAAAAAACAAATAATATTGATAAAATTCTTCATAAAGCAGATGCTTTTTTATATGAAGTTAAAAAAAGTGGAAAGAATAATATTAGATATAGAGAATAA